A DNA window from Amycolatopsis sp. DSM 110486 contains the following coding sequences:
- a CDS encoding amidohydrolase family protein gives MSCHDDHDTIDNTVYDLVIKSARVVTGETPIDIGISRGVVCRLAPDLAGRAALDAGGNLVTPGFVDTHLHLDKSRLMPRYRHFDGTLASAITETADLKKGFTEDDVYQRAEQTLRDCVTHGTTRIRTQVEVDDVVSLKSFRAINALADDWRDYVDVEVCVFAQEGLTQSEETKALLDAALAQGAPVLGGAPYADVDPLGQLDWIFERAQHFEVPIDLHLDLAETTGGMLIEEVCRRTIQHGMQGRVTVGHVTQLSFVTPERFAELTALAVDADLAFTVLPATDLFLMGRATSHSKPRGVLDMKSLIGNGLRCSVATNNVLNAFTPYGDGSLIRMANLYANITHLSGEGLEQAFSLVTDGAARVVDPGSAASLVEGAPADLICLPTDSGANAVATISEPLWGLKHGRLTFTRLRPVLQTPPNFDTVKRGTVDTQHPPFSSGRSDAGVLEL, from the coding sequence ATGAGCTGTCACGACGACCACGACACGATCGACAACACCGTCTATGACCTGGTCATCAAGTCCGCCCGCGTCGTAACCGGCGAGACCCCGATCGACATCGGGATCTCCCGGGGAGTCGTGTGTCGCCTGGCACCCGATCTCGCAGGCCGGGCAGCACTCGACGCCGGCGGCAACTTGGTGACACCCGGATTCGTCGACACCCACCTGCACCTCGACAAGTCCCGGTTGATGCCACGCTACCGCCACTTCGACGGCACGCTCGCCTCTGCCATCACCGAGACCGCGGATCTGAAGAAGGGCTTCACCGAAGACGACGTCTACCAACGAGCAGAGCAGACACTGCGCGACTGCGTCACCCACGGCACCACCCGCATCCGCACCCAGGTCGAGGTCGACGACGTCGTCTCCTTGAAATCCTTCCGCGCCATCAACGCACTCGCCGATGACTGGCGCGACTATGTCGACGTCGAGGTCTGCGTTTTCGCTCAAGAAGGTCTCACCCAGTCCGAGGAGACCAAGGCGCTCCTCGACGCTGCTCTGGCACAAGGTGCTCCAGTCCTCGGCGGTGCGCCGTACGCCGACGTGGACCCGCTCGGCCAGCTCGACTGGATTTTCGAGCGGGCACAGCACTTCGAGGTCCCCATCGACCTCCATCTCGACCTCGCCGAGACCACCGGCGGCATGCTCATCGAGGAGGTCTGCCGGCGCACCATCCAGCACGGGATGCAGGGCAGGGTGACGGTGGGGCACGTCACGCAGCTCAGTTTTGTGACGCCGGAACGCTTCGCCGAACTCACGGCGCTGGCCGTTGACGCCGACCTCGCCTTCACCGTGCTGCCGGCCACCGATCTGTTCCTCATGGGCAGGGCAACCAGCCACTCCAAGCCCCGCGGGGTGCTCGACATGAAATCCCTCATAGGCAACGGCTTGCGGTGTTCCGTGGCAACCAACAACGTCCTGAACGCCTTCACTCCCTATGGGGATGGGTCACTGATCCGGATGGCCAACCTCTACGCCAACATCACCCACCTGTCGGGGGAGGGCCTCGAGCAGGCTTTCTCACTGGTGACCGATGGCGCGGCCCGGGTGGTCGACCCCGGCAGCGCGGCAAGCCTGGTCGAAGGAGCGCCGGCAGATCTGATCTGTCTGCCGACCGACAGCGGGGCCAATGCGGTCGCCACCATCTCCGAGCCCTTGTGGGGCCTCAAGCACGGACGGCTCACCTTCACCCGGCTCCGGCCCGTACTCCAGACCCCACCCAACTTCGACACCGTCAAGCGAGGCACCGTTGATACACAGCACCCCCCGTTCTCCTCAGGACGGTCTGATGCGGGCGTTCTGGAGTTATGA
- a CDS encoding acetamidase/formamidase family protein: protein MTGQLMPALQPGTGPIRAAAYLPSTLDHVLWGRLPCATDSPVLTVDSGSSVTFDTISHEGILEDQGRDPKAFFGAYDVAEVLEDAIALAAGGPAGEPDHTFGVDGPHVVSRPVAVSGALPGDLLAITVEETLPRVPYGVVSNRHAKGALPDTYPLDDQQVHSVFTPVVDGKGVIGPARFDLAPFLGIMGVAVAGDRRPHSVPPGPHGGNLDIRLLTTGATLYLPVQVDGALAYVGDPHFAQGDGEVSLTALEASLRATVRFDVIPHESAVRDFGDLVAPIAETAEFLIPTGLDEDLDVAMQSAVRAAIALLGIRYSMDAPTAYAYLSAATDFRISQVVDVVKGVHATIRKADFPGR from the coding sequence ATGACCGGGCAGTTGATGCCGGCGCTGCAGCCCGGCACAGGGCCGATCCGGGCGGCGGCATACCTGCCGAGCACGCTCGACCACGTCCTGTGGGGCCGTCTGCCGTGCGCCACCGACAGCCCTGTGCTCACGGTCGACAGCGGCTCCAGCGTCACCTTCGACACGATCAGCCACGAGGGCATCCTCGAGGACCAGGGGCGTGACCCGAAGGCGTTCTTCGGCGCGTACGACGTCGCCGAGGTGCTCGAAGACGCGATCGCGCTCGCGGCCGGCGGCCCCGCAGGGGAGCCCGACCACACGTTCGGTGTCGACGGGCCGCACGTGGTGTCCCGGCCGGTCGCGGTCAGCGGCGCGCTGCCCGGGGACCTGCTGGCGATCACGGTCGAGGAGACCCTGCCCCGCGTGCCCTACGGCGTGGTCAGCAACCGCCACGCGAAGGGTGCGCTCCCCGACACCTACCCGCTCGACGATCAGCAGGTGCACAGCGTCTTCACCCCCGTCGTCGACGGGAAGGGCGTCATCGGGCCGGCCCGCTTCGACCTCGCCCCGTTCCTCGGGATCATGGGCGTCGCGGTGGCCGGCGACCGACGGCCTCACAGCGTCCCCCCGGGGCCACACGGCGGCAACCTCGACATCCGGCTGCTCACCACCGGCGCCACACTGTACCTGCCGGTGCAGGTCGACGGGGCCCTCGCGTACGTGGGCGACCCCCACTTCGCCCAGGGCGACGGCGAGGTCAGCCTCACCGCACTCGAGGCCAGCCTGCGCGCCACCGTGCGCTTCGACGTGATCCCGCACGAGAGCGCCGTACGGGACTTCGGCGACCTCGTGGCCCCGATCGCGGAGACAGCGGAGTTCCTCATCCCCACCGGCCTCGACGAGGATCTCGACGTCGCGATGCAGAGCGCCGTGCGGGCCGCGATCGCCCTGCTCGGCATTCGCTACAGCATGGACGCACCCACCGCGTACGCCTACCTGTCGGCCGCCACCGACTTCCGCATCTCCCAGGTCGTCGACGTCGTCAAGGGCGTTCACGCCACCATCCGGAAGGCGGACTTCCCCGGCAGGTGA
- a CDS encoding amidase, with protein MDNDLAGLDRLFAPGDATLRGDAAGLLVGHHQISSFRAGRGGAARRYIVDVHVRPIDENHAMVVAVTEFKAGGQGQQTQLWQRIDGEWQVTVAHVHQPAPAVDSRIWRIVGDPLVVRADGSENGPLAGESVAIKDIFEVRGFPVGAGNPARLAQASPAQVNAPAVQRLLDAGASLKGIARTDEFAYSIAGDNHHYGTPPNPRAPHRRSGGSTSGPASAVSLGQATVGLGSDTAGSVRVPASYQGLYGLRTTHGAVSVEGMMPLAPTFDTVGWLARDAETLARVGSVLLPPRQMSSQTQDQASGETTYVVAAALLDQAESNVAAAVLGAMPSRTRIDDEWRPPLDVWSAAFRTLQAFQAWQSHGDWIQGREEHLGADVRDRFAYARNVTSEEASRAAEVVSSARTEIRENLADRVLILPTTPTVAPLGHAEIQPVRQATLRLTCLASIAGAPALSIPLRTSEGLPCGLGLVASPGRDHDLLRLAQSADFSTAAVGATKGQSPAGSAR; from the coding sequence ATGGACAACGATCTGGCCGGCTTGGATCGGCTCTTCGCTCCCGGCGACGCAACGCTTCGAGGCGATGCGGCCGGATTGCTGGTCGGTCACCACCAGATCAGCTCGTTCCGAGCCGGACGTGGCGGTGCAGCACGCCGCTACATCGTCGACGTCCACGTACGGCCGATCGACGAAAACCATGCGATGGTCGTGGCCGTCACGGAGTTCAAAGCCGGGGGACAGGGCCAGCAGACTCAGTTGTGGCAACGCATCGACGGGGAGTGGCAGGTGACCGTCGCCCACGTCCATCAACCGGCGCCGGCCGTTGACTCGAGGATCTGGCGCATCGTCGGCGATCCGTTGGTCGTTCGCGCGGACGGAAGCGAGAACGGGCCGCTTGCCGGCGAGTCGGTGGCGATCAAGGACATCTTCGAAGTCCGCGGTTTTCCAGTCGGGGCGGGCAACCCCGCCAGACTCGCGCAGGCCTCGCCGGCGCAGGTGAACGCTCCGGCCGTGCAGCGGCTCCTCGACGCCGGTGCCTCCCTCAAGGGGATCGCCCGGACCGACGAGTTCGCCTACTCCATCGCCGGAGACAACCACCACTACGGCACCCCGCCGAACCCCCGAGCGCCGCATCGACGCTCGGGAGGCTCGACGAGCGGGCCCGCGAGTGCGGTGAGCCTTGGGCAGGCAACCGTGGGTCTCGGGTCGGACACAGCCGGCTCCGTCCGCGTGCCGGCCTCCTACCAAGGCCTTTACGGCCTTCGCACGACGCACGGCGCCGTGTCGGTCGAGGGCATGATGCCGCTGGCTCCCACCTTCGACACCGTCGGGTGGCTGGCTCGCGACGCCGAGACTCTGGCGCGCGTCGGCAGCGTGCTGTTGCCACCACGCCAGATGAGCAGTCAGACGCAGGATCAGGCGAGCGGAGAGACGACCTACGTCGTTGCCGCCGCGCTCCTCGATCAGGCGGAGTCCAACGTTGCTGCTGCGGTCCTCGGCGCCATGCCGAGCCGCACTCGGATCGACGATGAATGGCGGCCACCACTCGATGTCTGGAGCGCTGCTTTCCGCACCCTGCAGGCGTTCCAGGCATGGCAGTCACACGGCGACTGGATCCAAGGGCGAGAAGAGCATCTCGGCGCCGACGTGCGCGACCGATTCGCCTACGCCCGTAATGTCACTTCCGAGGAAGCCTCGCGTGCGGCCGAGGTGGTCTCCTCGGCTCGGACCGAGATCCGAGAGAATCTCGCCGACCGGGTCCTGATCCTGCCGACGACCCCCACCGTGGCCCCGCTCGGGCACGCCGAGATCCAGCCTGTGCGTCAAGCAACGCTCCGGCTCACCTGCCTTGCCTCGATAGCGGGCGCACCCGCGTTGAGCATCCCGCTGAGAACGAGCGAGGGACTGCCGTGCGGCCTTGGTCTGGTCGCTTCTCCCGGCCGCGACCACGATCTCTTGCGCCTCGCACAGTCGGCAGACTTCTCCACCGCCGCCGTCGGTGCGACGAAGGGCCAATCGCCGGCGGGCTCGGCGCGATGA
- a CDS encoding NAD(P)H-binding protein — protein MQYNVERGTQDLIEAQTPRCVDLGESGDRPTRSHRRQDVGQHVHAGSLQLRDDETKKHDHQSFSVSWDRHNLASVFIDRELEMTMKTVWVEGATGKAGKRVAAALAASGVSVRAASRHPGAPTASVTPVLFDWADESTWADSVAGADALFLKGLDVLDNAASLFARLIAAAPQADHVVLMSAFGVDKAPEAAPRARVEHVVRESGRNWTILRPNWLMQNFDEDDAVYARAIRDDAELYAGSGGHRAGFVDTRDVADSAVAVLTTDGHHGHGYDLTGPQSLTFAEVADTLSSASGRAIRHVDADLEAHRAHFARSGRPNAWVDHMMDLFVFVRADVFDGVTDDVRRLTGHAPRTLDAYAREVFAATSPAPSTSIA, from the coding sequence TTGCAGTACAACGTGGAACGCGGCACCCAGGACCTGATCGAAGCGCAGACCCCACGGTGCGTGGACCTCGGTGAGAGCGGCGACCGGCCGACCCGCTCGCATCGCCGTCAGGATGTCGGCCAGCACGTCCATGCCGGAAGTCTACAACTGCGAGACGATGAGACAAAGAAACACGACCATCAATCATTTTCTGTCTCTTGGGATCGTCATAATCTGGCGTCAGTGTTCATTGATCGCGAACTGGAGATGACGATGAAGACGGTATGGGTTGAAGGCGCAACGGGTAAGGCGGGCAAGCGCGTTGCGGCTGCGCTCGCTGCATCGGGCGTTTCGGTGCGGGCGGCGTCCCGGCATCCGGGCGCACCCACGGCGAGTGTCACCCCGGTCCTGTTCGACTGGGCCGACGAGTCCACGTGGGCGGATTCCGTTGCCGGCGCCGACGCCCTGTTCCTGAAGGGTCTCGACGTCCTCGACAACGCGGCCTCGTTGTTCGCGCGTCTCATCGCCGCCGCCCCGCAGGCGGATCACGTGGTCCTCATGTCCGCCTTCGGGGTCGACAAGGCACCGGAGGCCGCTCCCCGCGCGCGAGTCGAGCACGTGGTGCGGGAGTCGGGCCGGAACTGGACGATCCTGCGCCCCAACTGGCTCATGCAGAACTTCGACGAGGACGACGCGGTGTACGCCAGGGCGATCCGCGACGACGCCGAGCTCTACGCGGGAAGCGGAGGCCATCGCGCGGGTTTCGTCGACACCCGCGACGTCGCCGACTCGGCCGTCGCGGTCCTGACGACCGACGGCCATCACGGCCACGGCTACGACCTCACCGGCCCTCAGTCCCTGACGTTCGCGGAAGTGGCCGACACGCTGTCCAGCGCGTCAGGGCGGGCCATCCGTCACGTCGACGCCGACCTCGAGGCGCACCGGGCGCATTTCGCCCGCTCGGGTCGTCCGAACGCGTGGGTCGACCACATGATGGATCTGTTCGTCTTCGTGCGCGCCGACGTCTTCGACGGCGTCACCGACGATGTGCGGCGGCTGACCGGCCACGCTCCGCGCACTCTGGATGCCTACGCGCGGGAGGTTTTCGCCGCGACGTCTCCTGCGCCCTCAACGTCGATCGCCTGA